One window of Posidoniimonas polymericola genomic DNA carries:
- a CDS encoding serine hydrolase domain-containing protein, producing the protein MFPIAGGSKRLILAFALLCQLASSGLAYEGHTAVGETGLAIVDFVRQAHDDLGFQGAVLVGRRGEVIAAVGVGQTGEKKSQPIAVDTVFEIASCTKPFTAIAVMKLAEEGKLSLDDPISKHLPGVPEHSQAITVRHLLQQTSGIPRNNSRGAGTDLAAVLPTFLEGGPKSPPGTRHEYWNQGYSLLSEVIAQASGKPYTRYLRDAILKPAGMGSSRFTGQRAPRGATVAVGAATRGADRSALDHPYGAYGFQYRGMGGLVTNLIDLWKWDRALAAGKLLSEESYRQMTTPGDAGYALGWRVRTLESGATVHEHTGSVRGFLASIRRDPADDGCLFVLASSDSSAPFNVVKTSCENLLAGKPPARYEKPKADAELDPDADLLESLIGEYTDSQGRVLTVKRDGPHARALINWHGPITYGYLGLSEGDNLRFATTPAWNASAFAETDAIQVERDGERITGLTLVISQNNKSVRFERQ; encoded by the coding sequence ATGTTCCCCATTGCTGGCGGCTCGAAACGGCTGATCCTGGCGTTTGCCCTGCTCTGCCAGCTAGCGAGTAGCGGCCTCGCCTACGAAGGACACACTGCTGTCGGCGAAACCGGCCTGGCAATCGTCGACTTCGTTCGTCAGGCGCACGACGACCTCGGCTTCCAGGGGGCGGTGCTCGTCGGGCGGCGTGGCGAGGTGATCGCCGCGGTCGGGGTCGGCCAGACCGGCGAGAAGAAGTCGCAACCGATCGCCGTCGACACGGTGTTCGAGATCGCCTCGTGCACCAAGCCGTTCACCGCCATCGCCGTGATGAAACTGGCCGAGGAAGGGAAGTTGAGCCTCGACGACCCCATTTCCAAGCACCTGCCGGGCGTGCCCGAACACTCCCAGGCCATCACTGTGCGGCACCTGCTGCAGCAAACCTCGGGCATTCCCCGCAACAACTCCCGCGGCGCGGGGACCGACCTGGCTGCCGTGCTGCCGACGTTTCTCGAGGGCGGTCCTAAGTCGCCACCGGGCACGCGGCACGAGTACTGGAACCAGGGCTACTCGCTGCTGAGCGAGGTGATCGCCCAGGCGAGCGGCAAGCCCTACACCCGCTACCTGCGCGACGCAATCCTCAAGCCGGCCGGCATGGGCAGCAGCCGCTTCACCGGACAAAGGGCGCCGCGCGGGGCCACGGTCGCGGTTGGCGCCGCGACGCGTGGTGCCGACCGCTCGGCACTCGACCACCCGTACGGCGCGTACGGATTCCAGTACCGCGGCATGGGCGGGCTAGTGACGAACCTGATCGACCTCTGGAAGTGGGACCGCGCGCTGGCCGCCGGAAAGTTGCTGAGCGAGGAGTCGTACCGCCAGATGACCACGCCGGGCGACGCCGGCTACGCGCTCGGCTGGCGGGTCCGCACGCTCGAGTCTGGCGCCACCGTGCACGAGCACACCGGCAGCGTCCGCGGGTTCCTCGCTTCGATCCGCCGCGACCCGGCCGACGACGGCTGCCTGTTCGTGCTCGCGAGCAGCGACTCGTCGGCGCCTTTCAACGTGGTGAAGACGAGCTGCGAGAACCTGCTGGCAGGCAAGCCGCCGGCCCGGTACGAGAAGCCGAAGGCCGACGCCGAGCTCGACCCCGACGCCGACCTGCTCGAGTCGCTCATCGGCGAGTACACCGACTCGCAGGGCCGCGTCCTGACGGTCAAACGCGATGGCCCGCACGCCAGGGCGTTGATCAACTGGCACGGGCCGATCACCTACGGCTACCTCGGCCTCAGCGAGGGCGATAACCTCCGCTTCGCGACAACGCCCGCATGGAACGCCTCCGCCTTCGCCGAGACCGACGCCATACAGGTCGAGCGTGATGGGGAACGCATCACCGGGCTAACGCTGGTGATTAGCCAGAACAACAAGTCGGTGCGGTTCGAACGCCAGTAG